From the Colletotrichum lupini chromosome 1, complete sequence genome, the window GGTCTACTTTGCTTGGTATTGGGAGCACGGTCAAACGCTCATAACTCAAAGCAGAGACTGCTTCCAAAAGAAATAGTAGACGTTGATGGCACTTTAGAAGAATCAATGATAGCCGGAAGTGTTTACTCTACTCAAGCGATGGCCATCTGCGAAAAAGTATGACATGTTTATTGTCGGAAGAGTTGCACGACACATGACAAAAAAGTATATTGTAGAGTTGACGGAATTCCGAGAAACTCCGTGAGCTACCGACCCTGATGTCGATGTTTACGCTCTGTATATTAAGCATGAGCAAGCTCTTTGAAGATGTAAAACCACCTTTGCCCTCTTCACTCCGTCTCCAGGTCAAATCATAATAGTACTACAAGATCTCTTTACCTCAATAAGTCCATATTCCAGGCCATACCATTGCTTGTATATCATCACCGTCCAGAATGGTCCAATACCTCAAATCCAAAGCTGCTACAAATGGCACCAACTCCGCATCTCCGCTCGATGTCCCAGGGATTGTAAGGGGCGTGATTGACGACATTCGGGCAACTGGCGACAAAGCTATTCGGACTTATTCAGAAAAGTTCGACAAGTGGTCGCCGGCGTCCTTCAAGCTCTCTCAATCAGACATTGACTCGATCGTTGCCAAAGTTCCGGCCCAAGTTATTGCCGACATCAAGACGGTGCAGAACAACGTTCGGACATTTGCTCTGGCCCAACGAGAATCTCTGAGGGAATTCGAGCTCGAAATTCGCCCAGGTGTTTTTCTTGGACAGAAGAATATCCCTATCGATCGTGTCGGCGCGTAAGTCTTTCGACATGATGTGTAACAAAACGGCCGATTGCTAAAAGTCAAATAGCTACATCCCTGGAGGACGGTATCCATTGCTCGCGTCCGCGCACATGACAATTCTTACGGCTAAAGCAGCCGGGGTCCCCAAAGTTATTGCCTGTACACCTCCAATCAACGGGCAGATACCCCCTTCAACCGTGGCGGCTGCATATCATGCGGGAGCTGACGAGATCTGGATCCTTGGCGGCGTCCAGGCCGTGGCGGCAATGGCCATTGGTACCGAAACTATGGACAAGGTCGACTTCATCGCGGGTCCCGGTAACGCCTTTGTAGCAGAAGCTAAAAGGCAGCTCTTTGGTGAGATTGGGATTGATCTTCCCGCCGGACCGACTGAGATCCTCATTGTCGCCGACGAAAAGGCGGATCCGACAACCGTTG encodes:
- a CDS encoding histidinol dehydrogenase, which codes for MVQYLKSKAATNGTNSASPLDVPGIVRGVIDDIRATGDKAIRTYSEKFDKWSPASFKLSQSDIDSIVAKVPAQVIADIKTVQNNVRTFALAQRESLREFELEIRPGVFLGQKNIPIDRVGAYIPGGRYPLLASAHMTILTAKAAGVPKVIACTPPINGQIPPSTVAAAYHAGADEIWILGGVQAVAAMAIGTETMDKVDFIAGPGNAFVAEAKRQLFGEIGIDLPAGPTEILIVADEKADPTTVATDLLSQAEHGPDTPAVLITNSRTVAQKSIEEVDRLLKILPTAPLASVSWSTYGEVIVVDSLDEAYALADDYASEHVQILTEKPREALEKMRNYGALFLGAKTCVSYGDKCIGTNHVLPTKKAGRFTGGLWVGKFLKTVTYQEVVSESESGELGRLCGRAARAENFEGHARSGDLRAKQFLGDEFEWLSK